The following coding sequences are from one Candidatus Neomarinimicrobiota bacterium window:
- a CDS encoding DUF814 domain-containing protein, whose translation MINHHETLKLLSLELEVMLKGMRFSSAFTFRKNELLLEFEGKETKTLFFNAVKGKSYLYAIAGSFKPKKKQTVRLFNELNGLKFISNLISGDEKVISFRFERNLILRFIFYGSLPNVVILNNESEILNSFKSPAKLMNLHYSDVFQPNNIQTLNSVKKLKESLKSKTSVKLKKALRNSLPLVNKTIADELIFSAGLQPDALSHTLSDSGYKKLFTAYNSITSAFSNPKQFLYHSSPPIFSLIELTHLQGVSTEKFKSINDAIIETNKAVYGYENLIKKKREAVKGLKSKLKSVFERTKKQKVDLSKLKERKDWDKIADLLISNLTLFKKGMTTVSLTDFNGDEVEIKLDPLIPPAANAERYYKKAKSARSGEKKLEKVIAEGEREIPNISNLLTEIEKVKSINEWNAFEKILKKKKTPLKKKKEFSSYPYRKFDAGNGYSVLVGKSSRDNDKLTFKVAKKNDLWLHVQGGQGSHVIVPAIKKGDPFPRDVIIQAAQLAARYSSQKHSGIVPVIYTLRKYVWKKKGSAPGAVHIKNEKSIMVKPDQ comes from the coding sequence ATGATTAATCATCATGAAACATTGAAACTCCTATCTCTTGAATTGGAGGTTATGCTCAAAGGAATGCGATTCTCCTCAGCTTTCACATTTCGTAAGAACGAATTACTTTTGGAATTCGAAGGCAAAGAAACAAAAACACTATTTTTCAATGCGGTTAAAGGAAAATCTTATCTTTATGCCATTGCAGGAAGTTTTAAGCCGAAGAAAAAACAAACAGTGCGATTATTCAATGAATTAAACGGTTTGAAATTTATTTCCAATCTGATTTCCGGAGATGAGAAGGTAATTTCCTTTCGATTTGAAAGAAATTTGATTTTACGGTTTATCTTTTACGGCTCCCTGCCAAATGTGGTGATTCTAAATAATGAATCTGAAATTCTGAACTCATTCAAAAGCCCGGCAAAATTAATGAATTTACATTATAGCGACGTTTTTCAGCCGAATAACATTCAGACACTTAATAGCGTTAAAAAACTTAAAGAATCATTAAAATCTAAAACGTCCGTCAAACTTAAAAAGGCGCTTCGTAATTCACTTCCTTTGGTGAACAAAACTATTGCCGATGAACTGATTTTCAGTGCGGGATTACAACCTGACGCACTGAGCCACACACTTTCCGATAGCGGTTATAAGAAACTTTTCACGGCATATAACTCAATCACGTCGGCATTTTCTAATCCAAAACAGTTTCTCTATCATTCTTCCCCGCCGATTTTCTCTCTTATTGAGTTGACTCACCTGCAGGGAGTCTCGACGGAGAAGTTTAAATCCATAAATGATGCGATTATCGAAACTAATAAAGCCGTATATGGTTATGAAAATTTAATCAAAAAGAAAAGAGAGGCTGTAAAAGGATTGAAATCAAAATTAAAATCCGTATTTGAAAGAACCAAAAAACAGAAAGTCGATCTCTCGAAACTAAAAGAGCGAAAAGATTGGGATAAAATTGCCGACCTTCTCATATCCAACCTGACATTGTTCAAAAAAGGGATGACAACTGTTTCTTTAACCGATTTTAACGGAGACGAAGTGGAGATAAAACTCGACCCCCTCATACCACCTGCCGCTAACGCCGAACGATATTATAAAAAAGCTAAATCAGCCCGTTCGGGTGAGAAAAAACTTGAAAAAGTTATTGCGGAAGGCGAAAGAGAAATACCGAATATCAGCAATCTGCTGACTGAAATCGAAAAAGTTAAATCAATAAACGAATGGAACGCTTTTGAAAAGATTCTAAAGAAAAAGAAAACTCCACTGAAGAAGAAAAAAGAATTCAGTTCTTATCCTTATCGGAAGTTTGACGCAGGTAACGGATATTCAGTATTGGTTGGTAAAAGCTCAAGAGACAACGATAAACTCACTTTCAAAGTAGCTAAAAAGAACGACCTCTGGCTGCACGTGCAAGGAGGTCAAGGCTCTCACGTGATAGTTCCGGCAATAAAAAAGGGAGACCCTTTCCCTCGAGACGTAATAATTCAGGCGGCCCAACTCGCCGCGCGATACAGTTCGCAGAAACATTCCGGTATTGTTCCGGTCATTTACACCTTACGAAAATATGTCTGGAAGAAAAAAGGGTCGGCGCCCGGCGCGGTGCATATTAAGAACGAAAAGTCCATAATGGTAAAGCCC
- a CDS encoding YicC family protein translates to MLSSMTGYGRGESTGPHCTVAVELRSVNNRYCDVVLRNNKGFMQWDDEVRRIIQKNLKRGKIYVNINVEATNSNGDVSKLDSDAVKKYASLLEEIKKHAGIDEPIQLSHLLSNNNIYAQPSEIDEEDLHKLMLKALESALTQVENMRSEEGEKLSADITERINLIKEEVTSIKNISSDNASTQFEKLKVRAQELIGNEMEFDRLNQELALLSDKLDISEECVRIDSHVGQFTDYLTIDEPVGKRLDFLLQEMNRESNTISSKSNNVSISHIIVEMRNVIESLREQVQNII, encoded by the coding sequence TTGCTCAGTAGTATGACAGGATACGGAAGAGGGGAATCCACCGGACCACACTGCACAGTTGCGGTGGAATTACGGTCGGTGAACAATCGCTATTGCGACGTTGTTTTGAGAAATAACAAAGGTTTTATGCAATGGGATGACGAGGTAAGACGCATAATACAGAAAAATCTTAAGCGTGGGAAAATCTATGTTAATATAAATGTGGAAGCTACGAATTCAAACGGAGATGTTTCTAAATTAGATTCGGACGCGGTAAAAAAATATGCTTCTCTTTTAGAAGAGATTAAGAAACACGCAGGAATAGATGAGCCTATTCAGCTCAGTCATCTGCTCAGTAATAACAATATATATGCTCAGCCATCAGAGATAGACGAAGAAGATTTGCACAAGTTAATGCTTAAAGCCCTTGAAAGCGCGCTTACTCAGGTAGAAAATATGCGGAGCGAAGAAGGGGAAAAATTATCAGCAGATATTACAGAAAGAATTAATTTGATAAAAGAAGAGGTTACAAGCATAAAGAATATATCTTCTGATAATGCGTCTACGCAATTCGAAAAATTAAAAGTAAGAGCCCAAGAGCTCATCGGCAATGAAATGGAGTTCGACCGGCTTAATCAAGAGCTCGCCCTGCTATCAGATAAATTGGATATTTCGGAAGAATGTGTAAGAATAGATAGTCATGTCGGTCAATTCACAGATTATTTAACAATTGACGAGCCTGTGGGTAAAAGACTTGATTTTTTATTGCAGGAAATGAATCGTGAATCCAATACGATTTCTTCTAAAAGTAATAATGTATCAATTTCTCATATAATAGTAGAAATGAGAAACGTAATTGAATCGTTACGAG